Proteins encoded together in one Prunus dulcis chromosome 3, ALMONDv2, whole genome shotgun sequence window:
- the LOC117620878 gene encoding uncharacterized protein LOC117620878, whose product MSTKVEAIFSLLLMAACVATGLAHVPPPPALSLFPPIPGLLPPGIPGLPLPGNPDDIAKCWSSLKNVPGCAWEIYTSISTGKFVVGPACCKAFQAIDQNCLLKMFPFFPSFPPLINSNCANAASPKAGGSKQ is encoded by the coding sequence ATGTCTACAAAAGTTGAAGCAATATTTTCACTACTGCTAATGGCAGCATGTGTTGCAACCGGCCTGGCGCATGTACCACCCCCACCAGCATTGTCTCTCTTTCCACCGATCCCAGGCCTATTGCCACCAGGGATCCCAGGGTTGCCGCTGCCAGGGAACCCGGATGACATAGCAAAGTGTTGGTCTTCACTTAAGAACGTTCCAGGGTGTGCATGGGAAATTTATACCTCAATCTCTACTGGTAAATTTGTAGTAGGCCCTGCTTGTTGCAAGGCCTTCCAAGCAATTGACCAGAATTGCTTGCTGAAAATGTTCCCATTCTTTCCTTCATTTCCTCCATTGATCAACAGCAACTGTGCAAATGCTGCATCTCCAAAAGCAGGTGGGTCAAAGCAGTAA